One region of Thiorhodovibrio frisius genomic DNA includes:
- a CDS encoding YggS family pyridoxal phosphate-dependent enzyme, giving the protein MNTDHDSQIATCIEQVRARIQAAEQRFGREPGSVRLLAVSKRQPLSKLMAAHAAGLRAFGESYVQEGVEKQQAAAGHDIEWHFIGRVQSNKTRQIAEHFDWVHGLTSADHARRLAAQRPSERGPVHVCVQVNLSGEASKAGIEPEQAADLIAEIEDFESLRLEGLMTLPAPAEDFAAQRRPFAALRALRDQLAREHRPLPTLSMGMSRDLEAAIAEGATMVRVGTALFGERAPV; this is encoded by the coding sequence ATGAATACGGATCATGACAGCCAAATAGCCACCTGTATCGAACAGGTCCGAGCGCGGATTCAGGCAGCCGAGCAGCGTTTTGGGCGCGAACCCGGCAGTGTGCGCTTGCTGGCGGTCAGCAAACGCCAACCGCTGAGCAAGCTGATGGCCGCCCATGCCGCCGGCCTGCGCGCCTTTGGCGAAAGCTATGTGCAGGAGGGTGTCGAGAAACAACAGGCGGCGGCCGGACATGACATCGAATGGCATTTCATCGGTCGGGTGCAGTCGAACAAAACCCGCCAGATCGCCGAGCATTTTGACTGGGTGCATGGACTGACCAGCGCGGATCATGCGCGGCGCCTGGCGGCTCAGCGCCCATCTGAGCGCGGTCCGGTGCACGTCTGCGTCCAGGTCAATCTAAGCGGCGAGGCGTCTAAGGCGGGTATCGAGCCTGAGCAGGCGGCGGATCTGATCGCGGAGATTGAAGACTTTGAGAGCTTGCGCCTTGAGGGCTTGATGACCCTGCCGGCGCCGGCGGAGGATTTCGCCGCCCAGCGGCGTCCTTTCGCGGCGCTGCGGGCGCTGCGCGATCAACTTGCGCGCGAGCACAGGCCTTTGCCCACGCTCTCCATGGGCATGTCGCGGGATCTTGAAGCTGCCATCGCCGAGGGCGCTACAATGGTGCGCGTCGGCACTGCGCTTTTCGGCGAACGTGCGCCGGTCTGA
- the proC gene encoding pyrroline-5-carboxylate reductase — MSNTSLTFIGGGNMARSLIAGLIADDHEPAAIRVVEPDAAKCEQLRRHFGVTASADTQAMLQGARVVVLSVKPQVAAGVCRALAPLLPASAPLVISVMAGVTNVSIQHWLGRSVPLVRAMPNTPALVQSGAIGLYANAQASEEERNLAEEILRAAGLTQWVESEADIDAVTALSGSGPAYFLLLMEAMEQAGIRQGLDAETARLLTIQTALGSARLAMESDESPAELRARVTSPGGTTERAIACFDEGGFSGLVDQAIAAARARAAELSAELS, encoded by the coding sequence ATGTCGAATACATCTCTCACTTTTATCGGTGGTGGCAACATGGCCCGCAGCCTGATTGCCGGTCTGATTGCTGATGACCACGAGCCTGCAGCTATCCGTGTTGTCGAGCCCGATGCCGCCAAGTGCGAACAACTCAGGCGCCATTTTGGCGTCACGGCCAGTGCGGACACCCAGGCGATGCTGCAAGGCGCGCGCGTGGTGGTGCTCAGTGTCAAGCCGCAGGTGGCTGCCGGGGTTTGCCGCGCGCTCGCACCTTTGCTTCCCGCCAGTGCGCCACTGGTCATCTCCGTGATGGCTGGCGTCACCAATGTCAGCATTCAGCACTGGTTGGGCCGGTCGGTTCCCCTGGTGCGCGCCATGCCCAACACGCCTGCGCTGGTGCAATCGGGCGCCATCGGCCTTTATGCCAACGCACAGGCAAGCGAGGAAGAGCGCAATCTGGCCGAGGAGATTCTGCGCGCCGCTGGGCTGACACAGTGGGTCGAGAGCGAAGCCGATATCGATGCTGTAACCGCGCTCTCAGGCAGCGGACCAGCCTATTTTCTGCTGCTGATGGAAGCGATGGAACAGGCTGGTATCCGTCAAGGGCTGGATGCCGAGACCGCGCGCCTGCTGACCATCCAGACCGCGCTTGGCAGCGCTCGCCTGGCGATGGAAAGCGATGAGTCGCCGGCTGAACTGCGCGCCCGGGTGACCTCGCCGGGCGGCACCACCGAGCGCGCTATCGCCTGCTTTGACGAAGGCGGCTTCAGCGGACTGGTTGATCAAGCTATCGCTGCGGCGCGGGCACGCGCGGCCGAGCTGTCCGCCGAGCTTTCCTAA
- a CDS encoding YggT family protein: protein MDTSYFINPIVFLVKTLFGIYTTLLVLRFLLQWARADFHNPISQFVVKLTGPVLQPVRRIVPSIKGMDTSSLVVAWVVKSIELLVIALLLGASSLAWLAPLWAIPALVKLVLNLFLFAILIRVILSWVNPDPYNPAVSLLGRLTDPLMLPAQRLLPPIGGLDLSPMVVMIVLVLLQMLLLPPLLALSMAPAGLML, encoded by the coding sequence ATGGATACATCCTATTTCATTAACCCGATTGTTTTTCTGGTCAAGACGCTGTTCGGCATCTATACCACCCTGTTGGTGCTGCGTTTTTTGCTGCAATGGGCGCGTGCCGATTTCCATAACCCGATTTCCCAGTTCGTGGTGAAGCTGACCGGACCGGTGTTGCAGCCGGTGCGCCGTATTGTGCCAAGCATCAAGGGGATGGATACCTCCTCTCTGGTGGTGGCTTGGGTGGTCAAAAGCATCGAGCTGCTCGTGATCGCTCTGCTGCTTGGCGCCTCGAGCCTGGCGTGGCTGGCACCGCTGTGGGCCATTCCGGCGCTTGTCAAGCTGGTGCTGAATCTCTTTTTGTTCGCCATCCTGATTCGGGTGATTCTGAGCTGGGTGAATCCCGACCCCTATAACCCGGCGGTCTCCCTGCTCGGGCGCTTGACCGATCCGCTGATGCTCCCGGCTCAACGCTTGCTGCCGCCCATTGGCGGCCTTGATCTCTCGCCCATGGTGGTGATGATTGTGCTGGTGCTGCTACAGATGCTGCTGTTGCCGCCTTTGCTTGCGTTGAGCATGGCCCCAGCGGGACTGATGCTCTGA
- a CDS encoding DUF167 family protein — MTWYRWDGEDLTLNLRVQPRARRDGFAEPIGDAVKVQLRAPPVDGRANASLIAFVAKAFGVPRAQVTLLSGEHSRSKRLRIQAPRALPDGIERD, encoded by the coding sequence ATGACCTGGTATCGCTGGGACGGCGAGGATTTGACCCTGAATTTGCGGGTGCAGCCGCGGGCGCGTCGCGACGGCTTTGCCGAGCCGATTGGCGATGCCGTTAAAGTCCAGTTGCGCGCCCCCCCGGTTGATGGGCGTGCCAATGCCAGCCTCATCGCCTTTGTGGCCAAAGCCTTTGGTGTGCCGCGCGCGCAGGTGACCCTGCTCAGTGGCGAGCACAGCCGCAGCAAGCGCTTGCGCATTCAGGCGCCGCGAGCCTTGCCGGACGGTATCGAACGCGATTGA
- a CDS encoding sulfite exporter TauE/SafE family protein, with protein sequence MTASLITAFLVGLLGGMHCLGMCGGIVTSLTLSQPQERPFPDRLLIQLGYNIGRLLGYGVIGALFGGLGDLMLESLPLEDAQRLLYAAAAVMMLLLGLYLGRWWQGLARLEHLGARLWRFIAPIGQRWLPIRHGWQAVGVGFVWAWLPCGLVYSVLIWSLASGSALSGALLMLAFGLGTLPNLLGMGLLAGAAARLLERPWLNQVAGALIIGFALLAFWQLLAI encoded by the coding sequence ATGACAGCTTCTCTGATCACTGCGTTTCTGGTCGGTTTGCTCGGCGGCATGCACTGCCTGGGCATGTGCGGCGGCATTGTCACCAGCCTGACGCTCAGCCAGCCGCAGGAACGGCCATTTCCTGATCGCCTGCTGATTCAGCTTGGCTACAACATTGGCCGCCTGCTGGGCTACGGCGTCATCGGCGCCCTCTTCGGCGGGCTGGGCGACTTGATGCTCGAATCCCTGCCGCTTGAGGACGCCCAGCGTCTGCTCTATGCCGCAGCCGCCGTGATGATGCTGCTGCTGGGTCTCTATCTTGGACGGTGGTGGCAGGGACTGGCACGACTCGAACACCTCGGCGCTCGGCTGTGGCGCTTCATCGCGCCCATCGGCCAGCGCTGGCTGCCGATTCGCCATGGCTGGCAGGCCGTGGGTGTCGGATTCGTCTGGGCCTGGCTGCCCTGCGGCCTGGTCTACAGCGTGCTGATTTGGTCGCTGGCCTCGGGCAGCGCCCTGTCCGGTGCGCTGCTGATGCTGGCCTTCGGCCTGGGTACCCTACCCAATCTGCTTGGCATGGGGCTGCTCGCCGGCGCCGCAGCGCGACTGCTCGAGCGTCCCTGGCTCAACCAGGTCGCCGGAGCCCTGATCATCGGCTTTGCGTTGTTGGCTTTCTGGCAGCTTCTGGCGATCTGA
- the pyrE gene encoding orotate phosphoribosyltransferase, with the protein MEAGLTAHRQEYRQDFVRFAIEAGVLRFGDFALKSGRRSPYFFNAGLFSTGAGLARLGQFYACALAESGLEVDMLFGPAYKGIPLAAATAIALAEHHGRDLPYAFNRKEAKDHGEGGQIVGSPLKGRVLVIDDVITAGTSVRESVELIEGAGARLAGVLIALDRRERGTAGVAATDEVAARHGVPVISIASLDELIDFMRQHPGHGDFTPELLGLMETYREQYGVTENGGTQ; encoded by the coding sequence ATGGAGGCTGGTTTGACGGCACATCGACAGGAATATCGGCAGGATTTCGTCCGTTTTGCGATTGAAGCCGGCGTGTTGCGATTCGGCGACTTTGCGCTCAAATCCGGGCGGCGCAGTCCCTACTTTTTTAACGCGGGGCTGTTCAGTACCGGCGCGGGGTTGGCGCGCCTGGGGCAATTCTACGCCTGCGCTTTGGCGGAGTCTGGACTTGAGGTTGATATGCTGTTCGGCCCGGCGTACAAGGGTATACCGCTGGCCGCAGCGACCGCTATCGCGCTGGCTGAACACCATGGTCGCGATCTGCCCTATGCGTTTAATCGCAAAGAGGCCAAGGATCACGGCGAGGGCGGGCAGATCGTTGGCAGTCCGCTGAAGGGGCGGGTGCTGGTGATCGATGACGTCATTACGGCCGGCACCTCGGTGCGCGAATCGGTCGAACTGATTGAGGGCGCCGGCGCCCGGCTTGCCGGTGTGCTGATTGCGCTTGATCGGCGTGAGCGCGGGACTGCCGGTGTTGCCGCGACCGATGAGGTCGCCGCGCGTCATGGCGTGCCGGTGATCAGCATTGCCTCACTCGATGAACTGATCGACTTCATGCGCCAGCATCCAGGTCATGGCGACTTTACGCCCGAACTGCTCGGCCTGATGGAAACCTATCGGGAGCAGTACGGCGTTACCGAAAACGGAGGAACACAATGA
- a CDS encoding DUF4124 domain-containing protein: MGAFSLSAPGQQLYRWVDDDGKTHFSDRLPPEATGKARVELSEEGIPVREVERAKTREEWLQEQELERLRRETQAQVDKQRKEDEILLRSYRSADDLMMMRDGKIEAIDVMIQQIKGNIRRLQNRVNRLQANAADLERAGKPIHPTLEGDIRSTKDNIEDQLALILQHERDKQGVYEKFAEDLERFRRLKDVREPVVDQSSEQVRLGLKNLVLCANDRECDLLWGQAIGYVEAHSTQPIESLSDNVVITTAPQDEEDISLIVSRIAIDATSPDAGSVLFLDLQCSSYTETASSCRTPARIEVLEGFRAALLGDAAGRMPEDKSGEDAGAAGTEATSAAPERAPAPAPAPAQKPAPAGQ, encoded by the coding sequence TTGGGAGCCTTTTCCCTGTCCGCGCCAGGGCAGCAGCTTTATCGCTGGGTCGACGATGACGGCAAGACGCATTTCTCTGACCGGCTGCCGCCCGAGGCAACCGGCAAGGCGCGTGTCGAACTCTCCGAGGAAGGCATCCCCGTGCGCGAAGTCGAGCGTGCCAAGACGCGCGAGGAGTGGCTACAGGAGCAAGAACTCGAACGATTGCGCAGGGAGACGCAGGCGCAGGTCGACAAACAGCGCAAGGAGGACGAAATTCTGCTGCGTTCCTACCGCTCGGCGGACGATCTGATGATGATGCGCGATGGTAAGATCGAGGCGATCGATGTGATGATCCAGCAGATCAAGGGTAACATCCGGCGACTGCAAAATCGCGTCAACCGCTTGCAGGCCAATGCTGCCGATCTCGAGCGCGCGGGCAAGCCGATTCACCCAACGCTTGAGGGCGATATTCGCTCGACGAAAGACAACATTGAGGATCAGCTGGCGCTCATTTTGCAGCATGAACGCGACAAACAGGGGGTTTATGAGAAATTTGCCGAGGATCTTGAGCGCTTTCGGCGCCTGAAGGATGTCCGTGAACCTGTGGTGGATCAAAGCAGTGAACAGGTCCGCCTGGGGTTAAAAAACCTGGTGCTCTGCGCCAATGATCGCGAATGCGATCTGCTCTGGGGACAGGCGATTGGCTATGTGGAGGCGCACTCCACCCAGCCCATCGAAAGCCTGAGCGATAATGTGGTGATTACAACCGCGCCGCAAGACGAGGAGGATATCAGCCTGATCGTCTCGCGCATTGCCATTGACGCCACGAGCCCCGATGCTGGCTCGGTGCTGTTTCTGGACCTGCAATGCAGCAGCTATACCGAAACGGCGTCCTCCTGTCGCACGCCAGCGCGCATTGAGGTGCTCGAAGGTTTTCGCGCCGCACTGCTCGGAGACGCCGCCGGTCGGATGCCTGAAGACAAGAGCGGGGAGGACGCCGGTGCCGCTGGGACTGAAGCGACTTCAGCTGCGCCTGAGCGTGCACCAGCTCCGGCACCAGCGCCTGCACAGAAACCCGCGCCGGCTGGGCAATAG
- the argB gene encoding acetylglutamate kinase has translation MSLPAERAQNIAHVLIEALPYIRRFSGKTIVIKYGGNAMVEQRLKEGFARDLVLMKLVGINPVVVHGGGPQIGDLLKRLGKATEFVQGMRVTDSETMDVVEMVLGGLVNKEIVTLINRHGGAAVGLTGKDGDFIRARKLLLKRDAPELNEPEIIDIGHVGEVESIDAAVVDMLVGGDFIPVIAPIGVGADGFSYNINADLVAGKVAEVLHAEKLILLTNTAGLLDNKGQLIKDIDAAKVDELIKDGTIQGGMLPKVRCALEAVQMGVGAAHILDGRIEHAVMLDLFTDEGIGSLIRRR, from the coding sequence ATGTCTCTTCCCGCCGAACGCGCCCAGAACATTGCCCACGTACTGATTGAGGCATTGCCTTATATCCGCCGCTTCAGCGGTAAAACCATTGTCATCAAATATGGCGGCAACGCCATGGTCGAACAACGGCTGAAAGAGGGCTTCGCGCGCGATCTGGTGTTGATGAAGCTGGTTGGCATCAACCCGGTGGTGGTGCATGGCGGTGGACCGCAAATTGGCGATCTGCTCAAGCGCCTCGGCAAGGCGACGGAGTTCGTGCAGGGTATGCGCGTCACCGACAGCGAGACCATGGATGTGGTCGAGATGGTCCTGGGCGGCCTGGTGAACAAGGAAATCGTCACCCTGATCAACCGCCATGGCGGCGCGGCCGTGGGACTGACCGGCAAGGACGGAGATTTCATCCGCGCGCGCAAGCTATTGCTGAAGCGCGACGCGCCCGAGTTAAACGAGCCGGAGATCATCGACATCGGCCATGTCGGCGAGGTCGAGAGCATCGACGCCGCCGTGGTGGACATGCTGGTCGGCGGCGATTTTATTCCGGTGATCGCGCCCATCGGCGTCGGTGCCGATGGCTTCTCCTACAACATCAATGCCGACCTGGTCGCCGGCAAGGTGGCCGAGGTATTGCACGCCGAGAAGCTGATCCTCCTGACCAATACCGCCGGACTCCTGGATAACAAGGGCCAGCTCATCAAAGACATTGATGCCGCCAAGGTTGATGAACTCATCAAGGACGGCACCATCCAGGGAGGCATGCTGCCGAAAGTGCGCTGCGCCCTGGAAGCGGTGCAGATGGGCGTTGGGGCCGCCCATATCCTCGACGGACGGATCGAGCATGCCGTGATGCTCGATCTCTTCACCGATGAAGGCATCGGCAGCCTGATTCGCCGGCGCTAG
- a CDS encoding phosphomannomutase/phosphoglucomutase, producing the protein MALGKKSAKHRNNSAQPKPAQPQRLMHYWLGAAAASVVVIGAAFAGTAWLEVSVERQAQQNHLQELVTSLADTLGERKEGLREQLTQLATDRELRTTFEYADQADFGATATRLKQRVPQALALHLIQLESGPSGARILHEDRLSLSYAGLDLIRKVATSGDISSLEAHQVDTPDAHLAIAGPVLANDGRTLLGAIYLALPLELLPEPHANIARNRHFLFQQGEGRSKATIAPKAAPPPVSGAVTASAKIPETEIELLAWQPAPTLSNTAMRWQNLVVAGALVAVNLVIFLTVGGTQARRVKKDIDQLNAGLGQVNLGQPPTKRNIRLQELLGLDDTLKHMSRKRAHTARSSAGINTTEDAPSMRLTDSSGEANAATMDASLTIPSSVIAPRSDGASTSVPPGDSITRVDVAKVLGTIPARVFRPYDIRGLIDSELTADFMRLLGQAVGTESQKIGSKAVLVGHDHRASGTPLTAALTEGLRASGCDVIDLGTVPTPVLYFATHLAGDISGAIVTASHNPAQYNGVKLAFSGKSATALNVAKLKQRLQRGEFMTGEGSYREQSVLADYFDEVEQNISFARPLKVALDCGFATPALVAPQLFRNLGCEVIEVRCDLSDPRAGTELPNPSAPENLRDLIDAVIEHGADIGFGFDGDGDRLGVVDSAGQLIQTDRVLMLLAADLLSRAPGSNIVFDVKCSRLLTQQIKSLGGEPVMWKSGHAFIKEKREELNAPLAGEYSGHIVFGDRWNGFDDAFYAAARLVEVLAIDPRPSQDIFAELPSAIGTPELLARVAPGQEIEIMSQVMDAKGRLSGVKAITIDGLRLESDKGWALIRASNSEAALAFRFEAMNESTLEKLKDLVRRIMQSAAPDLELPF; encoded by the coding sequence ATGGCTCTTGGAAAAAAATCCGCCAAACACAGGAACAACAGCGCGCAACCCAAGCCTGCGCAACCCCAGCGCCTGATGCATTACTGGCTTGGTGCCGCCGCCGCGTCTGTTGTGGTTATTGGCGCTGCCTTTGCCGGCACTGCCTGGCTTGAGGTCAGCGTCGAGCGCCAAGCCCAGCAAAATCACCTCCAGGAACTGGTCACCAGCCTGGCCGACACCCTGGGAGAGCGCAAGGAGGGTCTGCGTGAGCAGCTCACACAACTCGCGACTGACCGAGAATTACGAACCACCTTTGAATACGCCGACCAGGCGGATTTCGGCGCCACGGCCACGCGCCTGAAACAACGCGTTCCCCAGGCGCTCGCGCTGCATCTCATCCAGCTCGAATCAGGTCCATCGGGCGCGCGTATTTTGCACGAGGACCGGCTGTCACTGAGCTACGCGGGCCTGGACCTGATCCGCAAGGTCGCCACCTCCGGCGACATTTCCTCGCTGGAGGCACATCAGGTCGACACGCCGGACGCGCATCTGGCGATCGCCGGTCCGGTGTTGGCAAATGATGGCCGCACCCTGCTCGGCGCCATCTATCTGGCACTGCCGCTCGAACTGCTACCCGAGCCGCATGCAAACATCGCGCGCAATCGTCATTTCCTCTTCCAGCAGGGCGAGGGGCGATCCAAGGCAACCATCGCGCCCAAGGCGGCACCTCCACCCGTGTCAGGAGCCGTAACGGCGAGTGCCAAGATACCCGAAACCGAGATCGAACTGCTCGCCTGGCAACCTGCACCCACGCTGAGCAACACCGCCATGCGATGGCAGAATCTGGTTGTCGCCGGCGCTTTGGTGGCAGTCAACCTGGTCATTTTCCTTACTGTCGGTGGAACACAGGCCCGGCGTGTAAAAAAAGACATCGACCAACTCAACGCTGGCCTGGGACAGGTTAACCTCGGACAACCGCCAACCAAGCGCAACATTCGCCTGCAGGAACTACTCGGGCTTGACGACACCCTGAAACACATGTCCCGCAAGCGGGCACATACCGCAAGGAGCAGCGCTGGCATCAACACAACCGAGGATGCGCCTTCCATGAGGCTCACGGACAGCAGTGGCGAGGCGAATGCGGCGACCATGGACGCAAGCCTGACCATACCTTCAAGCGTGATAGCGCCGAGGTCTGATGGCGCCTCTACAAGCGTGCCACCAGGGGACAGCATCACCCGCGTCGATGTGGCCAAAGTCCTGGGCACCATTCCCGCACGGGTGTTTCGCCCCTATGATATTCGTGGACTGATCGACTCCGAACTGACCGCAGACTTCATGCGTCTGCTCGGCCAGGCGGTCGGCACCGAATCCCAGAAAATCGGCAGCAAGGCGGTGCTGGTCGGCCATGATCATCGCGCCAGCGGCACGCCGCTGACCGCCGCCCTGACCGAAGGCCTGCGCGCCAGCGGCTGCGACGTCATTGATCTTGGCACGGTTCCCACACCGGTGCTCTACTTCGCCACCCATCTGGCCGGCGACATCTCCGGTGCCATAGTGACTGCGAGCCATAATCCGGCGCAATACAACGGAGTCAAGCTGGCGTTCTCCGGCAAGTCCGCCACCGCGCTCAATGTCGCCAAGCTCAAACAGCGGCTACAGCGGGGCGAGTTCATGACCGGCGAGGGGAGCTATCGCGAGCAATCCGTGCTAGCGGACTATTTCGACGAAGTTGAACAGAACATCAGCTTCGCACGCCCGTTGAAGGTGGCGTTGGACTGCGGTTTCGCCACCCCGGCGCTGGTAGCGCCACAACTCTTCCGCAACCTGGGCTGCGAGGTGATCGAAGTACGCTGCGACCTGTCCGACCCGCGTGCCGGCACCGAACTCCCCAACCCCTCGGCGCCTGAGAACCTGCGCGATCTGATCGACGCCGTCATCGAGCATGGCGCCGATATCGGATTCGGCTTCGACGGCGATGGTGACCGCCTGGGGGTAGTCGATTCGGCCGGTCAGCTCATACAGACCGACCGCGTGCTGATGCTGCTCGCGGCCGACCTGCTCTCGCGCGCGCCCGGCAGCAATATTGTATTCGACGTCAAATGCAGTCGCCTGCTGACACAACAAATCAAGAGCCTGGGCGGTGAGCCGGTGATGTGGAAATCCGGTCATGCCTTTATCAAAGAAAAGCGCGAAGAACTCAATGCACCGCTGGCAGGTGAATACAGCGGCCATATCGTCTTCGGCGACCGCTGGAACGGCTTTGACGACGCCTTCTACGCCGCTGCGCGCCTGGTTGAAGTGTTGGCCATTGATCCGCGCCCGTCGCAAGATATCTTCGCCGAACTACCCAGCGCGATTGGCACGCCGGAGTTGCTCGCGCGAGTGGCCCCTGGCCAGGAAATCGAGATCATGTCGCAGGTCATGGATGCCAAGGGCCGTTTGAGTGGCGTTAAAGCCATTACCATTGATGGCCTGCGGCTTGAGAGCGACAAAGGCTGGGCGCTGATCCGCGCATCCAACTCCGAGGCGGCGCTGGCCTTCCGCTTCGAGGCGATGAACGAGTCCACCCTTGAGAAGCTCAAGGATCTGGTACGCCGCATCATGCAAAGTGCGGCTCCTGACCTGGAACTGCCATTCTGA
- the dut gene encoding dUTP diphosphatase, translated as MAHPLKLKILDQRLGDAFPLPAYATEGAAGLDLRAMLKAPIHLAPGMAELIPTGLAIHIADPGVAAMLLPRSGLGHRHGIVLGNLVGLIDSDYQGEVLVSCWNRGQESFEIQIGERIAQLVLVPVLQARLEIVEEFSPSSRGGGGFGHSGRH; from the coding sequence ATGGCGCATCCGCTTAAACTCAAAATTCTCGATCAGCGCTTGGGCGATGCCTTTCCGCTGCCAGCCTACGCCACTGAGGGCGCAGCCGGGCTCGACCTGCGTGCGATGCTCAAGGCCCCGATTCACCTGGCCCCTGGCATGGCCGAGCTGATTCCGACCGGGCTGGCGATACATATCGCTGACCCGGGCGTCGCCGCAATGCTCTTGCCGCGCTCTGGCTTGGGGCATCGCCATGGCATTGTGCTCGGCAATCTGGTTGGTCTGATCGACTCCGACTACCAGGGCGAAGTCTTGGTATCCTGCTGGAATCGCGGCCAGGAGAGCTTTGAGATTCAAATCGGCGAGCGCATCGCGCAACTGGTACTTGTGCCCGTGCTCCAAGCCCGGCTTGAAATCGTCGAGGAATTCTCGCCTTCATCACGCGGCGGCGGGGGCTTCGGGCACAGCGGTCGGCATTGA